The Castanea sativa cultivar Marrone di Chiusa Pesio chromosome 11, ASM4071231v1 genome contains a region encoding:
- the LOC142616627 gene encoding uncharacterized protein LOC142616627 translates to MSIIVWNCRGLRNLRTGKELEVLIRAKDPSVVFLAETWADEARLQEIKRKIEFDNLFFVERNNRGGGLALFWRNSIDVHVDTFSKNHIDSIINKGKDDAWRFTGFYGEPVTHKRYESWNKLRQLQNKFYLPWLCAGDFNEIIGSSEKLGGSNRSQAQMQSFRDVVDECGFIDLGFSGNRFTWQKHFSTGHSIWEQLDRAFATNDWLLRFAGTKIHHLSADSSDHYPLWINTVGLDFHNAPKLFKFEEMWLSD, encoded by the coding sequence ATGAGTATCATCGTATGGAACTGCCGTGGGCTTAGGAACCTGCGGACAGGGAAGGAGCTTGAAGTGTTGATTCGAGCTAAAGATCCCTCCGTCGTGTTTTTAGCCGAGACATGGGCGGATGAAGCTAGGCTACAAGAGATTAAACGTAAGATAGAAtttgacaatttattttttgtggaaaGAAATAATAGAGGGGGTGGTTTGGCTCTATTTTGGAGAAATTCTATCGACGTGCATGTTGACACTTTTTCAAAGAACCATATAGATTCCATTATCAATAAGGGAAAGGATGACGCATGGCGTTTCACAGGCTTCTATGGTGAGCCAGTAACCCATAAACGATATGAATCATGGAATAAACTCCGCCAACTCCAGAACAAGTTTTATCTCCCTTGGCTATGTGCCggggattttaatgaaattattggGAGCTCAGAGAAACTTGGGGGTAGCAACAGAAGTCAAGCACAAATGCAGTCATTTAGGGACGTGGTGGATGAATGTGGTTTTATTGATCTTGGATTTTCAGGAAATCGGTTTACTTGGCAGAAGCATTTCTCCACAGGTCATTCAATATGGGAGCAGCTTGATAGAGCTTTTGCAACTAATGATTGGCTGTTGAGGTTTGCAGGTACAAAAATTCATCATCTTTCAGCAGACTCTTCTGACCACTACCCACTATGGATCAACACCGTGGGACTTGACTTCCACAACGCaccaaaacttttcaaatttgaagaaatgTGGCTGTCAGACTGA
- the LOC142614620 gene encoding uncharacterized protein LOC142614620 isoform X1, translated as MDSEEDEVIMVRSEHREKTLEEWSLSLLGRFHTTKPINFRAAENHLRSAWKMEGNDLKITDVGDGLFRFKFSTESQLKWVINNGPWSFDNHILLLRRWEKGMTASSVNFQTVPMWVQVWGLPFDLIYKEAGIDIGQRIGRVIEVDCEAIAFGEARFLRVRVDVPLDKPIRGGAPVHSPEGDKVGVVFKYERLSGLCFHCGLLGHEAKACEFTKLKVWEESPYGEWLRATEDVPPQTSDSLVAQSHQDGNPNDNGHGIDGAETEPLQNFNSGNGHSYHSTTEIEEGNLEIVEVVERTELKGPEINAIDMLGKSSSGSVLKWLEQILDCFNPKLLLSRGYGWLCDAYRLLQTNLTFFKRLMISLASGKAVWDAIFRKESDRKFQWTPFSEPDLETGILMLILDTAKDKVREFIEEFLSLVNELFQPSKLLESP; from the exons ATGGACTCGGAGGAAGATGAAGTGATCATGGTTCGGTCGGAGCATCGCGAGAAAACTCTAGAAGAGTGGTCCCTCAGTTTGCTAGGAAGGTTTCACACGACCAAACCCATCAACTTTAGAGCTGCTGAAAACCATCTACGCTCTGCATGGAAGATGGAGGGGAACGATCTAAAAATTACAGATGTTGGGGACGGACTGTTTCGGTTTAAATTCTCGACGGAAAGCCAATTGAAGTGGGTTATCAACAATGGTCCTTGGAGTTTCGATAATCATATCCTATTACTGCGAAGGTGGGAGAAAGGAATGACGGCCTCTTCGGTTAACTTCCAAACTGTTCCGATGTGGGTGCAAGTGTGGGGACTACCCTTCGATCTGATATACAAGGAAGCAGGGATAGATATTGGACAAAGAATTGGTAGAGTCATTGAGGTAGATTGTGAAGCCATTGCCTTTGGCGAGGCAAGGTTTCTCCGGGTCAGAGTTGACGTGCCCTTAGACAAACCGATACGCGGGGGAGCCCCAGTACACAGTCCGGAAGGTGATAAGGTTGGGGTGGTTTTCAAGTACGAACGGCTATCTGGTCTGTGCTTCCATTGTGGCCTCCTTGGTCATGAGGCAAAAGCATGCGAGTTCACGAAACTGAAGGTGTGGGAGGAGAGTCCTTATGGCGAATGGCTGCGAGCGACGGAGGATGTCCCGCCACAGACCAGTGACTCTCTAGTGGCACAGTCTCACCAAGATGGAAACCCCAACGACAACGGTCACGGCATCGATGGTGCAGAAACGGAACCCCTGCAAAATTTTAATTCGGGTAACGGACACTCCTATCATTCAACGACAGAAATTGAGGAAGGAAATCTGGAGATTGTGGAGGTTGTTGAACGCACGGAACTTAAGGGACCCGAAATCAATGCAAT TGATATGCTTGGGAAATCCTCCTCTGGGTCAGTGTTGAAATGGCTTGAGCAGATATTGGATTGTTTTAATCCAAAACTATTGCTATCTCGGGGATACGGATGGCTTTGTGATGCATATCGATTGCTGCAAacaaatctcactttttttaag AGACTAATGATTTCTCTAGCATCTGGTAAAGCTGTTTGGGATGCGATTTTTAGGAAGGAGTCAGATCGAAAGTTTCAATGGACACCCTTTTCAG AACCAGACTTGGAGACAGGTATATTGATGTTGATTTTGGATACCGCAAAAGATAAAGTTAGAGAGTTCATTGAGGAATTTCTGTCTCTAGTGAACGAGCTATTTCAACCTTCCAAACTGCTTGAATCACCATAG
- the LOC142614620 gene encoding uncharacterized protein LOC142614620 isoform X3: MDSEEDEVIMVRSEHREKTLEEWSLSLLGRFHTTKPINFRAAENHLRSAWKMEGNDLKITDVGDGLFRFKFSTESQLKWVINNGPWSFDNHILLLRRWEKGMTASSVNFQTVPMWVQVWGLPFDLIYKEAGIDIGQRIGRVIEVDCEAIAFGEARFLRVRVDVPLDKPIRGGAPVHSPEGDKVGVVFKYERLSGLCFHCGLLGHEAKACEFTKLKVWEESPYGEWLRATEDVPPQTSDSLVAQSHQDGNPNDNGHGIDGAETEPLQNFNSGNGHSYHSTTEIEEGNLEIVEVVERTELKGPEINAIDMLGKSSSGSVLKWLEQILDCFNPKLLLSRGYGWLCDAYRLLQTNLTFFKLFGMRFLGRSQIESFNGHPFQNQTWRQVY, translated from the exons ATGGACTCGGAGGAAGATGAAGTGATCATGGTTCGGTCGGAGCATCGCGAGAAAACTCTAGAAGAGTGGTCCCTCAGTTTGCTAGGAAGGTTTCACACGACCAAACCCATCAACTTTAGAGCTGCTGAAAACCATCTACGCTCTGCATGGAAGATGGAGGGGAACGATCTAAAAATTACAGATGTTGGGGACGGACTGTTTCGGTTTAAATTCTCGACGGAAAGCCAATTGAAGTGGGTTATCAACAATGGTCCTTGGAGTTTCGATAATCATATCCTATTACTGCGAAGGTGGGAGAAAGGAATGACGGCCTCTTCGGTTAACTTCCAAACTGTTCCGATGTGGGTGCAAGTGTGGGGACTACCCTTCGATCTGATATACAAGGAAGCAGGGATAGATATTGGACAAAGAATTGGTAGAGTCATTGAGGTAGATTGTGAAGCCATTGCCTTTGGCGAGGCAAGGTTTCTCCGGGTCAGAGTTGACGTGCCCTTAGACAAACCGATACGCGGGGGAGCCCCAGTACACAGTCCGGAAGGTGATAAGGTTGGGGTGGTTTTCAAGTACGAACGGCTATCTGGTCTGTGCTTCCATTGTGGCCTCCTTGGTCATGAGGCAAAAGCATGCGAGTTCACGAAACTGAAGGTGTGGGAGGAGAGTCCTTATGGCGAATGGCTGCGAGCGACGGAGGATGTCCCGCCACAGACCAGTGACTCTCTAGTGGCACAGTCTCACCAAGATGGAAACCCCAACGACAACGGTCACGGCATCGATGGTGCAGAAACGGAACCCCTGCAAAATTTTAATTCGGGTAACGGACACTCCTATCATTCAACGACAGAAATTGAGGAAGGAAATCTGGAGATTGTGGAGGTTGTTGAACGCACGGAACTTAAGGGACCCGAAATCAATGCAAT TGATATGCTTGGGAAATCCTCCTCTGGGTCAGTGTTGAAATGGCTTGAGCAGATATTGGATTGTTTTAATCCAAAACTATTGCTATCTCGGGGATACGGATGGCTTTGTGATGCATATCGATTGCTGCAAacaaatctcactttttttaag CTGTTTGGGATGCGATTTTTAGGAAGGAGTCAGATCGAAAGTTTCAATGGACACCCTTTTCAG AACCAGACTTGGAGACAGGTATATTGA
- the LOC142614620 gene encoding uncharacterized protein LOC142614620 isoform X2: protein MDSEEDEVIMVRSEHREKTLEEWSLSLLGRFHTTKPINFRAAENHLRSAWKMEGNDLKITDVGDGLFRFKFSTESQLKWVINNGPWSFDNHILLLRRWEKGMTASSVNFQTVPMWVQVWGLPFDLIYKEAGIDIGQRIGRVIEVDCEAIAFGEARFLRVRVDVPLDKPIRGGAPVHSPEGDKVGVVFKYERLSGLCFHCGLLGHEAKACEFTKLKVWEESPYGEWLRATEDVPPQTSDSLVAQSHQDGNPNDNGHGIDGAETEPLQNFNSGNGHSYHSTTEIEEGNLEIVEVVERTELKGPEINAIDMLGKSSSGSVLKWLEQILDCFNPKLLLSRGYGWLCDAYRLLQTNLTFFKHLVKLFGMRFLGRSQIESFNGHPFQNQTWRQVY from the exons ATGGACTCGGAGGAAGATGAAGTGATCATGGTTCGGTCGGAGCATCGCGAGAAAACTCTAGAAGAGTGGTCCCTCAGTTTGCTAGGAAGGTTTCACACGACCAAACCCATCAACTTTAGAGCTGCTGAAAACCATCTACGCTCTGCATGGAAGATGGAGGGGAACGATCTAAAAATTACAGATGTTGGGGACGGACTGTTTCGGTTTAAATTCTCGACGGAAAGCCAATTGAAGTGGGTTATCAACAATGGTCCTTGGAGTTTCGATAATCATATCCTATTACTGCGAAGGTGGGAGAAAGGAATGACGGCCTCTTCGGTTAACTTCCAAACTGTTCCGATGTGGGTGCAAGTGTGGGGACTACCCTTCGATCTGATATACAAGGAAGCAGGGATAGATATTGGACAAAGAATTGGTAGAGTCATTGAGGTAGATTGTGAAGCCATTGCCTTTGGCGAGGCAAGGTTTCTCCGGGTCAGAGTTGACGTGCCCTTAGACAAACCGATACGCGGGGGAGCCCCAGTACACAGTCCGGAAGGTGATAAGGTTGGGGTGGTTTTCAAGTACGAACGGCTATCTGGTCTGTGCTTCCATTGTGGCCTCCTTGGTCATGAGGCAAAAGCATGCGAGTTCACGAAACTGAAGGTGTGGGAGGAGAGTCCTTATGGCGAATGGCTGCGAGCGACGGAGGATGTCCCGCCACAGACCAGTGACTCTCTAGTGGCACAGTCTCACCAAGATGGAAACCCCAACGACAACGGTCACGGCATCGATGGTGCAGAAACGGAACCCCTGCAAAATTTTAATTCGGGTAACGGACACTCCTATCATTCAACGACAGAAATTGAGGAAGGAAATCTGGAGATTGTGGAGGTTGTTGAACGCACGGAACTTAAGGGACCCGAAATCAATGCAAT TGATATGCTTGGGAAATCCTCCTCTGGGTCAGTGTTGAAATGGCTTGAGCAGATATTGGATTGTTTTAATCCAAAACTATTGCTATCTCGGGGATACGGATGGCTTTGTGATGCATATCGATTGCTGCAAacaaatctcactttttttaag CATCTGGTAAAGCTGTTTGGGATGCGATTTTTAGGAAGGAGTCAGATCGAAAGTTTCAATGGACACCCTTTTCAG AACCAGACTTGGAGACAGGTATATTGA
- the LOC142614620 gene encoding uncharacterized protein LOC142614620 isoform X4, whose translation MDSEEDEVIMVRSEHREKTLEEWSLSLLGRFHTTKPINFRAAENHLRSAWKMEGNDLKITDVGDGLFRFKFSTESQLKWVINNGPWSFDNHILLLRRWEKGMTASSVNFQTVPMWVQVWGLPFDLIYKEAGIDIGQRIGRVIEVDCEAIAFGEARFLRVRVDVPLDKPIRGGAPVHSPEGDKVGVVFKYERLSGLCFHCGLLGHEAKACEFTKLKVWEESPYGEWLRATEDVPPQTSDSLVAQSHQDGNPNDNGHGIDGAETEPLQNFNSGNGHSYHSTTEIEEGNLEIVEVVERTELKGPEINAIDMLGKSSSGSVLKWLEQILDCFNPKLLLSRGYGWLCDAYRLLQTNLTFFKNQTWRQVY comes from the exons ATGGACTCGGAGGAAGATGAAGTGATCATGGTTCGGTCGGAGCATCGCGAGAAAACTCTAGAAGAGTGGTCCCTCAGTTTGCTAGGAAGGTTTCACACGACCAAACCCATCAACTTTAGAGCTGCTGAAAACCATCTACGCTCTGCATGGAAGATGGAGGGGAACGATCTAAAAATTACAGATGTTGGGGACGGACTGTTTCGGTTTAAATTCTCGACGGAAAGCCAATTGAAGTGGGTTATCAACAATGGTCCTTGGAGTTTCGATAATCATATCCTATTACTGCGAAGGTGGGAGAAAGGAATGACGGCCTCTTCGGTTAACTTCCAAACTGTTCCGATGTGGGTGCAAGTGTGGGGACTACCCTTCGATCTGATATACAAGGAAGCAGGGATAGATATTGGACAAAGAATTGGTAGAGTCATTGAGGTAGATTGTGAAGCCATTGCCTTTGGCGAGGCAAGGTTTCTCCGGGTCAGAGTTGACGTGCCCTTAGACAAACCGATACGCGGGGGAGCCCCAGTACACAGTCCGGAAGGTGATAAGGTTGGGGTGGTTTTCAAGTACGAACGGCTATCTGGTCTGTGCTTCCATTGTGGCCTCCTTGGTCATGAGGCAAAAGCATGCGAGTTCACGAAACTGAAGGTGTGGGAGGAGAGTCCTTATGGCGAATGGCTGCGAGCGACGGAGGATGTCCCGCCACAGACCAGTGACTCTCTAGTGGCACAGTCTCACCAAGATGGAAACCCCAACGACAACGGTCACGGCATCGATGGTGCAGAAACGGAACCCCTGCAAAATTTTAATTCGGGTAACGGACACTCCTATCATTCAACGACAGAAATTGAGGAAGGAAATCTGGAGATTGTGGAGGTTGTTGAACGCACGGAACTTAAGGGACCCGAAATCAATGCAAT TGATATGCTTGGGAAATCCTCCTCTGGGTCAGTGTTGAAATGGCTTGAGCAGATATTGGATTGTTTTAATCCAAAACTATTGCTATCTCGGGGATACGGATGGCTTTGTGATGCATATCGATTGCTGCAAacaaatctcactttttttaag AACCAGACTTGGAGACAGGTATATTGA
- the LOC142614620 gene encoding uncharacterized protein LOC142614620 isoform X5 — protein sequence MDSEEDEVIMVRSEHREKTLEEWSLSLLGRFHTTKPINFRAAENHLRSAWKMEGNDLKITDVGDGLFRFKFSTESQLKWVINNGPWSFDNHILLLRRWEKGMTASSVNFQTVPMWVQVWGLPFDLIYKEAGIDIGQRIGRVIEVDCEAIAFGEARFLRVRVDVPLDKPIRGGAPVHSPEGDKVGVVFKYERLSGLCFHCGLLGHEAKACEFTKLKVWEESPYGEWLRATEDVPPQTSDSLVAQSHQDGNPNDNGHGIDGAETEPLQNFNSGNGHSYHSTTEIEEGNLEIVEVVERTELKGPEINAIDMLGKSSSGSVLKWLEQILDCFNPKLLLSRGYGWLCDAYRLLQTNLTFFKIVGIFSC from the exons ATGGACTCGGAGGAAGATGAAGTGATCATGGTTCGGTCGGAGCATCGCGAGAAAACTCTAGAAGAGTGGTCCCTCAGTTTGCTAGGAAGGTTTCACACGACCAAACCCATCAACTTTAGAGCTGCTGAAAACCATCTACGCTCTGCATGGAAGATGGAGGGGAACGATCTAAAAATTACAGATGTTGGGGACGGACTGTTTCGGTTTAAATTCTCGACGGAAAGCCAATTGAAGTGGGTTATCAACAATGGTCCTTGGAGTTTCGATAATCATATCCTATTACTGCGAAGGTGGGAGAAAGGAATGACGGCCTCTTCGGTTAACTTCCAAACTGTTCCGATGTGGGTGCAAGTGTGGGGACTACCCTTCGATCTGATATACAAGGAAGCAGGGATAGATATTGGACAAAGAATTGGTAGAGTCATTGAGGTAGATTGTGAAGCCATTGCCTTTGGCGAGGCAAGGTTTCTCCGGGTCAGAGTTGACGTGCCCTTAGACAAACCGATACGCGGGGGAGCCCCAGTACACAGTCCGGAAGGTGATAAGGTTGGGGTGGTTTTCAAGTACGAACGGCTATCTGGTCTGTGCTTCCATTGTGGCCTCCTTGGTCATGAGGCAAAAGCATGCGAGTTCACGAAACTGAAGGTGTGGGAGGAGAGTCCTTATGGCGAATGGCTGCGAGCGACGGAGGATGTCCCGCCACAGACCAGTGACTCTCTAGTGGCACAGTCTCACCAAGATGGAAACCCCAACGACAACGGTCACGGCATCGATGGTGCAGAAACGGAACCCCTGCAAAATTTTAATTCGGGTAACGGACACTCCTATCATTCAACGACAGAAATTGAGGAAGGAAATCTGGAGATTGTGGAGGTTGTTGAACGCACGGAACTTAAGGGACCCGAAATCAATGCAAT TGATATGCTTGGGAAATCCTCCTCTGGGTCAGTGTTGAAATGGCTTGAGCAGATATTGGATTGTTTTAATCCAAAACTATTGCTATCTCGGGGATACGGATGGCTTTGTGATGCATATCGATTGCTGCAAacaaatctcactttttttaag ATAGTAGGAATCTTTTCCTGCTAA
- the LOC142617565 gene encoding uncharacterized protein LOC142617565 — protein MDSDFIERLRRVNLTAEEDEEIIVRSKHREKTLEEWSLILLGRFHTTKPINFRAAKNHLRSAWKMGRNDLKIRDAGDGLFWFKFSMESQLKWVINNGPWSFDNHILLLRRWEKGMMASSVNFQTVPMWVQVWGLPFHLINKTAGRVIGEGIGRVIKVDCDASASFLRVRVEVPLDKPIRRGAPVLSREGDKVLVAFQYERLCGLCFHCGLLGHEAKECETTKLKVWEESPYGEWLRATEDVPPQSHPRWKPQRSRHRRCRNGTQQNSSSGHGHSYQSRTIIEEGIPEIMDVVECTELKGPDINEEQYWDNNDGKNPEIDAIPAPQNCMLRKSSSGSMLKWLEQILDYLKLLLSQGYRRLCDAFRMLLTNPTVKVNSWF, from the exons ATGGACTCGGATTTTATAGAACGTTTACGGAGGGTTAATTTGACAGCGGAGGAAGATGAGGAGATCATAGTTCGGTCGAAGCATCGTGAGAAAACTCTAGAAGAGTGGTCCCTCATTTTGCTAGGAAGGTTTCACACGACCAAACCCATCAACTTTAGAGCTGCGAAAAACCATCTACGCTCTGCATGGAAGATGGGGAGGAACGATCTAAAAATTAGAGATGCTGGGGACGGACTGTTTTGGTTTAAATTCTCGATGGAAAGCCAATTGAAGTGGGTTATTAACAATGGTCCTTGGAGTTTCGATAATCATATCCTATTACTGCGAAGGTGGGAGAAAGGAATGATGGCCTCTTCGGTTAACTTCCAAACTGTTCCGATGTGGGTGCAAGTGTGGGGACTACCCTTCCATCTGATAAACAAGACAGCAGGGAGAGTCATTGGAGAAGGAATTGGTAGAGTCATTAAGGTAGATTGTGACGCCAGTGCTTCGTTTCTCCGGGTCAGAGTTGAGGTGCCCTTAGACAAGCCGATACGCCGGGGAGCCCCAGTACTCAGTCGGGAAGGTGATAAGGTTCTGGTGGCTTTCCAGTACGAACGGCTATGTGGTCTGTGCTTCCATTGTGGCCTCCTTGGTCATGAGGCAAAAGAATGCGAGACCACGAAACTGAAGGTGTGGGAGGAGAGTCCTTATGGCGAATGGCTGCGAGCGACTGAGGATGTCCCGCCACAATCTCACCCGAGATGGAAACCCCAACGGTCACGGCATCGACGGTGCAGAAACGGAACTCAGCAGAATTCTAGTTCGGGTCACGGACACTCCTATCAATCAAGGACAATAATTGAGGAGGGAATTCCGGAGATTATGGACGTTGTTGAATGCACGGAACTTAAGGGACCCGATATTAATGAGGAGCAATATTGGGATAATAATGATGGGAAAAATCCCGAAATTGATGCAATTCCTGCCCCCCAAAA TTGTATGCTTAGGAAATCCTCCTCTGGGTCAATGTTGAAATGGCTTGAGCAGATATTGGATTATCTAAAACTATTGCTATCTCAAGGATACAGAAGGCTTTGTGATGCATTTCGAATGCTGCTAACAAATCCCACTGTTAAGGTGAATTCTTGGTTTTGA